The DNA segment CGCCGCCCAGCAACGCCCACGCGGTCACAATGCCCGCCACATCACCGCCAACACGTCCCATCTGGAACGCGATGAACATCACCAGTACCCACGCAAACGCCAGCACGTAGGCAATAAATTCGAGCCACTGCATGCGCTGCAACTGGCGCAAAAACGCCCGCTTCTGCATCTCGTAGGATTGCCGACGCGCCCACGCCTCAAACGCTTTTTCCGGGGGTGTTGAAGTCATGCGCCTGCTCCTGCTTCGTTCAGCACAAAACGCTCTAACGCCGCCGCCACCCCTTGGGCGTGCACAGGCGGCGCCACCCAATCGGCAATCGCCTGCACTTCGGGGGCGGCGTTGCCCATCGCCACGCCCACCGCGGCGGCGCGCAACATGCTTTCATCGTTGCGGTTGTCGCCAATCGCCAGTGTCCGCGTGGGAGCAATGCCCAAGTGCTCAGCCAGCAACAAGAGCGCCCGCCCCTTGCTCACCTCGCGGTGCGTCAATTCAACAAAGCGCGCATGGCTCTGCACTACCTGCGCCACCCGCCCCCACCGCTGGGCGGCTTCGGCAAGCAGGGCGGGCGTCTGCGCTTCATCACACACGAACACCACCTTGGTCGGTTCGCGCTGCACAAACGCCAGCAAATCGCCCACCACCTCAACCGGCGCCATCGGCGAAAGCGAGTGGTAGAACTCGGCTTCGGGCGTCATTTCGGCGACATAGAGCACATCGTCGAGATAGACGTTGAGGTGCACATCGTGCGCACGGGCGAACGCAATCGCTTCGCGGGTGATCGCGAGCGGGAGCGTCAGGTGCAACAGCGTGTTGGTCTCGTCGCGCACAAGCGCCCCCTGGTAGCAAATCAGCGGCGCCGTCAAGCCCAATTGTTCCGCAAAGGGGCGCGTGGCGCAATACATACGCCCCGTTGCCAACGTCACCACATGCCCGGCTGCCAGCGTGCGACGAATCGCCTCGGCAACACGCGGATGAATGCGCAAATCATGGTCGAACAGAGTACCGTCCAGGTCAAGCGCGATAAGCCAACGTTCATTGGTCACGGTGCTGCTCCACAAAAGCCGCCACTTCTTCGGGCACGAACAAGCCCAGTTTGTGGCTGTTGCGCACAATCATATCGCGCACCAGCGTACTGCTGACAAACAATTCCCCGTTATCGGCGGGCAAAAAGACCGTATCAAGCCCACCCGACAAGCGAAAATTCATGTTGAACTGCTGAAACTCATTCTGAAAGTCAGCCGAATTGCGCAACCCTTTGACAATCACGTCGGCATTTTTACGCCGCGCGTACTCCACCAGCAACATGCCAGTAAAACTGTCCACCTCCACATTGGGCAAATCCGCGGTCGCCAACCGCAACATCAACACGCGCTGTTCGGGCGTGAACATCGTCTTCTTGCGCGGGTTGTACCCCACCGCCACAATCACCTGCTCGAACAGGCGCGCCGCACGGCGAATAATGTTCAAATGCCCATCCGTCGGTGGGTCAAAACTGCCAGGATAGACGGCAATCATGCGCTCCTCCCTCGTGGAATCTGCACCGATTATACACAAAGCCCATTTTGGGGCGATTGCAAAGCCCAAAGGATGGGGCTATACTTTTGAGGCAAACAGTGATTGTGAGGAGAAAGACCTATGGACCTTTCAGGTGTGCAAGGCAATTCCATCATCCTGGTCATTGCCGGCATCTTTCTGCTCTTTTGGGCATGGGGGTTTATCAAGAAACTTGGCGGGCTGTTTCTGCACCTGTTATTGGGTGCGGCGATTATAGCGTTCCTCTACTACACAGGCATTCTGTAAACCGCCCGCAACGCACAAACAACCTTGAAGGAGGGCTTATGCACCCGTCTGGGGAAAGTCAAATAGCCTTACTTGAAAGCATGGTGAAGCATCTTGAAGATTACCTTGACGAGGACAAAGTCTTCAAAACCATCACCTATTACCCACCCGAAGGCGAACATCTCGCCAAACTGACTATCGGCGCATTGCTGGAACTGCTTGACGATCTCTCGCGCCGCGACGACCTGACGCCCGAACAGCGCCAAAAAGTCGCCGACCTGGCAAAGCAGGTTGAAACGATCCGCAGTTATCGCCGCGCCGACTGGTTGCGCAAAATCGCCCGTGAACTGAAAGCCTACACCGACTCCTGGCGCTGGTATCTGCAAAGCGTGGAAGACGGCAGCCGCCAGGCGGTGCGCGAGTATCCGAGCGAAGTCCGCACACGCCTGCGCATTCAGCGCTTGCTGGATGAAGCGGGCGACGCCGAGGAAATCAAAGATTTGAAGGGGCGCGTCGTCGCACTCGACCGCCTCTTGCGCTCGTACTGGCAACGCGGCGATTTTGTTCTGCCCAACGAAGACCCCGAACGCTACCAACCGCCCGAACGCTACTGGTGGCTTTACGGGCATCCGCGCGTTGTCGAATAAACCAACACTGCTGACGAGCATCACCCATGCGCATTGAGCCGGGCGTCCAATTCGCCAATCGCTATCTCATCGAACGCCAGTTGAGCCGTGGCGGAACCGCTACGGTGTGGCTGGCAACGGACGAGGCGTTGTCGCGCCGCGTTGCCATCAAGGTCTTTCATTCGCCCGACGCCTCGTTGTGGCGCGAAGCCAAAGCCGCCGAAGTGCTGGACCATCCCAACATTGTGACCATCTACGACGTGGGCGAAGTGGATGGACAGCCCTACATGGTCATGGAATACGTGCCTGGGCATGATTTGCGCCGCCTGCTGGACAAAGAAGCGCCGCTCTCGGTGGAACGGGCGGCGCGTCTCTTCCTGAAAATTGCGGAAGCGGTCGCCGCCATTCACGAACGCCACCTCATCCACCGCGACTTGAAGCCCAACAACATCATCGTCATGCCCACGGAGCGCGTGAAAATCACCGACTTTGGCATTGCACGCCTGCCCGGCGAACGCCCCAACGGTGAAGTGTGGGGCACGCCCGCCTATGTTGCGCCGGAAGTGTTGCGCGGCGAGCCGCCCACACCCGCCGCCGACGTGTACAGCCTCGGCATCATCTTCTACGAAATGCTTGCCGGTCGCCACCCCTTCGACGCCCTCAGTGCGCGCGCCATGGCGGAAGCCCACCTGAGCCAAACACCGCCGCCGCTCACAGCGTTCAACCCACACGTGCCGCCCGGGCTGGCGCGGTTTGTCGCCCGCATGCTCGAAAAAGACCCACACGCTCGCCCTGAGGACGCCCGCGCCGTGGCAGACTGGTTGCAACACTACCTCGACGCCAGCACCGACACCACCCGCCCCCTCACGGGGCTGGTGACACTGCCCACGGAAGCGGAAAGCCCCCCACCCGCCACCGCCACCGCCGACGTCACGGCTGAACCGCCGCCGCGCGCGCCCATCTCCACCTGGATGGCGAGCGCACTCGCCCTGTTGGCGCTGGGGGTTGTCGCGTTTGGCGTGCTCACCGCGCAAATGCTGGGCGGACGCGCGCAACAAAACGCCGCCGCCGTTGCGCTCCCCACCACGACGGCAACCGCGCCCGTCGCCACCTTCACTCCAACCAGAGCGCCGTCGCCTACGCCGACCCCGCCACCCTCGCCGACACCACCGCCCTCGCCGACCAGCGCCCCCACGCCCAACCTGGCGCTCAATCTGGCGGGGATTCCTTACACCGCCGGCGGCGCCACTGTGGATGGGCGGCTTGGCGAGTGGACGCATACGGGGTTCGACGTCCTCTATCCCATCGAGGGGAGCAATGCCTGGCAAGGGCTTGCCGACGCCAGCGGCATTGTCTGGCTGGCGTGGGACAACACTATGCTCTATCTGGGCGCCTACATCCGCGACGATACGCTGGTGCAACGCTGGAAAGACGACAAAATCGCGCGCGGCGACTCGCTGACCCTGCGGTTGTCGCTCACGAGTGCGCTTCCCGACGTCTGGGAAGTTGTTCTCTCTCCCGGCGATTTCAACAAAAACAAGCCCGCCGCTTTCATCACAACCGCCGACAAAAAAGCATCCAAAGAGATTCGCGTGCAAGCCGCGCCGAGCAGCGAGGGCTACACACTCGAAGCCGCCATCCCTTGGCAACAAACACCTGTGGGCGTTCCCGAGCAGAGCCTACTGCTGCGCTATGCGCTCATCCTGCAAGACAACGACAATGAAAAATCCGACGCACCGGAAAGCCGCATCGCCAACACATCAACCCTTGACGTGAACGACCTGCGCACGTACCCAACCTTGCAACTGCTTCTGGCAACCCAATAATGCAGACTGAACACATCCAGCCGAACACGCGCCCCCTCAGCCAAAACGCACAACGCCGTGCGCTGCAATCTATCGTGCTGGGCAGCCTTTGCCTGCGCATGGCCAGCATGGCCACAGGCGTGACGTTGTCGCTCTTTCTCGCCTACCTGAACCGCGAGCATTTCCCTGTCCGCGCCACGCTGGTCGGTTTCATCAGCGCCAGTTTCTACATCAGCGAACTTCTCGGCTCACCTTTTGCAGGGGCGCTGAGCGACCGTTCCAGCCGCCGCGCATTCATGGCATGGGGCGGCTTGCTGGGGATGATTGCCGTCCTGCTCACGCTGGGCGTGCTCACCATCCCGTCGGCGTTGCTGGCTATCGCCATTCTGATTTTCACGCGCCTGCTGGAAGGACTTTCCACGGCGGTCAGTGTGCCTGCCACGCTCAGCTACCTTTCCAGCATGACCAGCGGCGACACGGCGACCCGTGGGCGCGCCATGGCGGCGTATGAAGTGGGCACGCTGGGCGGTTTCGCGCTGGGAAGCCTGGCGGGCGGCATGCTGTGGGACGCGCTGGGACTGGGCGCGTTTCTGGTGATTGCCGCACTCTACCTGCTCAGCAGCGCCATCTTCTGGTTCGGCATCCCCCCACTGCCGCAAGACAAGGATTTCAGCACCCCCCTGACGCACAAACTGCGCCTCATGGCGCAACCCGCCGTCCTGCGGCTCGCGCCGGCATGGCTCGCCGTCAACGCCATCATCGGGTTATGGTTCAGCCACGCCACCTACCAACTGGGGGGCGATATTCGTTTCGAGGGGCAATCGCTGGTGGGGGGCTTTTCAGGCACCACCATCGGCGTCATTTTCTTTGGCTATCTGCTCACGTTTGCGGTGGGGATTTCCCTGTGGGGGCGCTTGCTGGCGCGTGTTGGGGTGCGCCGCACGCTCTTCATCGGCACGGCGGGCATGTTGCAAGTGGCGCTGGTCATCTTCGCCATCAACCATACACCACTCCACGAACGCGCGCTCGTCTGGGGGTGGTTGTTCCTGCTGGGGATTGGCTTGTTGCTCGAATCGGGGTTGACGCCTGCGGGGCTTGCCTACCTGGCCGACATCTCCGAAGGCTACGCCCAAGACCGCGGCGCGATTATGGGCGTTTACAGCGTTCTGCTGGGGCTGGGGCAACTGCTTGGCGGATGGCTTGGGGGACCTTTTGCCGAATGGCGCGGTATTGACGGCATGGTCGTCCTCACCCTTTTGCTGGTTGGCATTACCGCCATCACCATCTGGCGCTTGCCGGAAGCCCCTCACGCACCCACATCCACCACCTGAGCGCCACTTTTCCCACGCCTGAAAACACCCGGAAAGAAAAGCCCTTCTCTGCCCCTCAGAAGAAGCGTGCTATACTTTCCATCACACCCGCAAATAGGTTTCAACCGAAACAAACCGCCTGGAAGAACAAAGGAGTCGGTATGCCAAACCGCCTTGCCAACGAAACAAGCCCCTACTTGCTGCAACACAAAGACAACCCGGTTGACTGGTATCCGTGGGGGGAAGAAGCCTTTGCCAAAGCCCGCGCCGAAGACAAACCCATCTTCCTCAGCATCGGCTACGCCGCCTGCCACTGGTGCCACGTCATGGAACGCGAATCGTTTGAAGACCCCACAGTCGCCGCATTCATGAACGAGCATTTTGTCAACATCAAGGTTGACCGCGAAGAACGCCCCGACGTGGACGCCATCTACATGGAAGCCGTGCAAGCCCTCACCGGCTCAGGGGGCTGGCCTATGTCGGTTTTCCTCACGCCCGACGGCAAACCGTTCTACGCCGGCACCTACTTCCCCCCCGAACCACGCTACGGCATGCCGTCGTTCATGCAGGTGTTGCAGAGCATCGCCCATGCGTGGCAACACCAGCGCGAAGATTTGATCGCACAGGGCGATAAACTTGTCGCCTTCATCCACAACAACACGCGCATTGCTTCCACTCCGCGCACCCTCTCGCCCGACCTGCTGGCAACCGCGGTGCGCAAAATGGCGCGCTACTACGACCCCGAATGGGGCGGTTTCGGGCGCGCCCCCAAATTCCCACAACCCACCAACCTGGAACTGCTTTTGCGCGCCTGGCGACGCACACGCAGTGAAGACGCCATGCGTATGCTCATCACCATGCTCGACCGCATGGCGTTCGGCGGCATCTACGACCAACTGGGAGGCGGTTTCCACCGCTACTCGGTAGACCGCTATTGGCTTGTACCCCACTTTGAGAAAATGCTCTACGATAACGCGCAACTCGCCTCGGTCTATCTGCACGCCTGGCAAGCCTTCCATGCGCCACGCTATCAGCGCATCGTTGAAGAAACCTTGACCTATCTCGTGCGCGACATGCGCGACCCGTCGGGGGGCTTTTACAGCAGCCAGGACGCCGACAGTGAAGGGGAAGAAGGCAAATTCTACGTCTGGACGGTGGACGAAGTGCGCCGCCTGCTGGGTGAAGAAGACGCCCGCATTGCCGTCGCCTTCTACGCCATGCGTGAAGGCGGCAACTGGGAAGGGCGCAATGTGCTGTGGGTGCCCCGCAACCCGCGCGAGATTGCCGCCGAGTTGGGGCTTGCACCCGAAGACCTGGAAGCGCGCATGGCGGAGATTCGCCGCCGTCTCTTTGAAGCGCGGCAACACCGCGTGCCCCCCGCGACCGATGACAAGGTGCTCACCGATTGGAACGCGCTGACGGTGCGCGCCTTTGCCGAAGCCGGCGCTGTGTTCGGGCGCAGCGAGTGGGTGCGCATCGCCACTGAGACCGCCGATTTCCTCTTGTCGGCGCTCCGCCGCGACGACGGGCGCTTGTGGCATACGTGGAGTCCACGCACGCAAGAAGCCCGTGTTGCCGGTATGCTGACCGACTACGCCTATCTGGTTGACGCGCTCATCACGCTGTACGAAGCCACATTCGAGCCGCGCTACATCCGCAAAGCGCGCGCCCTGGCGGACATCATGGTGCGCGATTTTTGGGACGCCGAACAAGGCGGCTTTTTTGACACAGCCGCCGACGCCACCGACCTGGTAGTGCGCCCCAAATCCGTCATTGACAACGCCACCCCCAGCGGCAACAGTATGGCGGCGCTGGCGCTTCTGCGCCTGGCAACGCTCACCGACGACCAGACGCTCCGCGAACGGGGCGAAACCACACTCCACCTGGTGGGCGCAACAGCGGCGGAACAGCCGCTGGGCTTCGCCAATTGGCTGTGCGCGGTTGATTTCGCCGTGGGTCCCGTGGCGGAACTGGCGCTGGTCGGTCTATCCAGCCACCTGCCGCCCTTTTTGCAGGTCATCCACACGCGCTACCTGCCCAACAAAGTGCTGGCGGCGCGCACCGAAACCACCCCCGAAGACGTGGAAACGCTCATCCCACTCCTGCGCGACCGCCCACTGCACGCCGAGCGCGCCACCGCCTATCTCTGCCGCCGGTTCGTCTGTCTTGCGCCCGCCCACACGCCCGACGTGTTGGCGCAACAACTAGACACGTTCGACATCACCTGACCTGCGAGGCGAGCCCCATGCCTGAACTGCCCGAAGTCGAAACCATCGCCCGCGATTTGAAAGCCGCCAACCTGGTGGGACGCCGCATCGAAGCGGCGCATGTCCGTTGGGCGCGTACCATCGCCACGCCCGACCCCGCGGCGTTTGTCGCCCGCGTGCGCGGCGCTCGCATCAACGACGTGGGACGGCGCGCCAAATACCTGGTGCTCCCGCTCGATACCGGCGACACCCTGCTCATTCACCTGCGCATGACGGGTCGGCTGGCGCTGCCCCCCTCGCACACGCCACCCGACCCACACGAGCATGTGCTTCTCACACTGGACGATGGGCGCGATTTGCGCTTCCACGACACGCGCAAGTTTGGGCGCTGGTATCTGGTGGATGACCCGTCGCAGGTGTTGGGCAACCTGGGACCCGAACCGCTCGGCGAAGCGTTCACGCCCGAATGGCTCTACACTGCCCTGCAAGCCCATCGCCGCCAACTGAAACCCCTTCTGCTCGACCAGCGCTTCATCGCGGGGCTTGGCAACATCTACGTGGATGAAGCGCTGTGGCACGCGCAGTTGCACCCCCAGCGCCCCAGCCACACGCTCAGCCGCGCCGAAAGCGACGCCCTGCACGCCGCCATCCGTACTGTGCTCATGCGCGGCATCGCCAACATGGGCACAACGCTCGGCACAGGCGAAGCCAATTTTTACAGCGTGGGGCGTCGGCGGGGGCGCAACCAGGACGCCTTAGCCGTCTTTCGCCGCACGGGAGAACCATGCCCACGGTGCGGCACGCCGATTGTACGCCTCGTTGTCGCCCAGCGAGGCACGCACATTTGCCCCTCGTGTCAGCGTTTGCCGGCATAACAAAACAGGATGGGCGCGCGCCCATCCTGTTTTTGCCGAACCTATTGGCGTGTGCAGGCTATTTCTTCCCCAAGCCAAACAACCGCACCACCGACGTCAAACAGCCATCGCCGGGCGGCGGTGTTGGCGGGGGTGGGGGTGGCGGTGGAGGTGGTGGAGGTGGTGGGGGCGGTGGCGCACCGTCCATCGCCAGTTGATACGCCGCCCACACATCCACGCGCCCCGCCCCCTGCGTGTTGGGGTCAAGCCCCAAATCAATCGCCGCCTGGCGGAAAATTTCCTTCACTTGCGCAGGCGTCAATGCCGGATTGGCGGCTAGCAAGAGCGCCGCCGCGCCGGCGGCATGCGGGGTTGCCATGCTGGTGCCGCTGGCTTGCGTGTACGAGGCATCCACAGGTGTGCCCATGCTCGTGCCGCTGGCGCGCGCTGCAACAATGTTCACCCCTGGGAAGAGCACATCGGGCTTGGTGCGTCCGTCCGCAGTAGGACCACGGCTGCTAAAATTGGCGACGGCATCGTTGTCGTCCGACGCGCCCACCGTGATGACATCCGCCGCACAGCCGGGCGACCCCACTGTGCGCGCTGAGGGACCCGCATTGCCGGCGGCGACACAGACCACCACGCCCGCCGCCACAGCATTGTTGCAGAGCACGCTGAGCGCATCCGTTCCATCACATGAGAAACTGCTCCCCAAACTCAGATTGATGACGTGCGCCCCTTCATCAACAGCCCACTCAACCCCCGCCATCACATCGCTGGTGCGCCCCGAACCGTCGCCGCGCAGCACCTTCGCCGCCAACAACAACGCCTCAGGCGCCACCCCGACAAACTTCCCGCCGCTCGCCGCCCCGCTCCCTGCGGCGATACTGGCGACATGCGTCCCGTGTCCGTGATTGTCAGCCGCACCTTCCCCCGTGAAATCCGTCATCGCGACAATGCGCCCGGCAAAATCGGGGTGATTGGGGTCAATGCCCGTATCCACCACCGCAATTTTGACGCCGGCGCCGCGCACGCCCACATCCCACACCTGCGGCGCTTTGATTTTGGGGACGCTCACATCCAGGCAGGTGTGCACCTCTTCATCGTACCAGATGACTTCCACATCGGGGTCGTCGCTCAGCGCCGCGACATCCGCCGGCGTCATCTCCAGCGCCACCGCGGGCACCAGCCGGTACGCCCGTTTGGCGGAGAGCGTTTGCAGCCGCCGCGTCGCCGCGTCGGTTTCGCGGTATTTGCAAATCACAGGCAGACGGCGGTCGGTGCGCGTGGCGGCTTCGCGCACATCACTCACGCCTGTTTCGGCTTGGAGAACCGCCTGCAATCGGGGATGGATTTTTTCGGGATTCATGCGCTTGCTCCTTTCATGCTCACAAGTGGACCTCAGGGTCGGGTTCAATCCGCTCAACCCACGGCTCATCCGCCAGGGCTAAAAGCGCCGCAGCGGGACCTTCAACCGCAACGGCGTTCATCAACCGATAGCGTCGGCGCACGTGCAAACCGCGCGCCTTCCATAGTCCTTCATCTTCGGGGGCGTCGGCATGCAAGCGCACAATCGCGGCAACACGGCGTTGTGGGGCGGCTCGCAAAGTCTCAGCCCATTCCGGCGGGAAAATCGTCATGCACACACTCCATGCAAACAATCGTGGTCGCTCCACTAAACGAAAACGCGCGTTGAATTCGGTTCACGCCAACACCGTCGCATTGCCTTTTGCACCGTTGCCCATAGACTTAGCCTTACTCACTTTACAATTTGCTGCATGGTTTGGCAATGATGGAGCAACAAAACCACCCCACAACACACTTTTGGCGTGAAATCAGCGTGATTTTCATCGCCCGTTTGTGGTTGTCCGCCGGTTCGCGCATTGTCTATCCCTTCCTGGGACCGCTCTCGAACGGGCTGGGGCTTTCCGTGGAGCAGACCGGCGCACTTGTCACCTTGCGCACACTGGCGGGATTTGCCGCGCCCGTGCTCGCACCACTCTCCGACACGTATGGGCGGCGGCGCATCATGGCAATTACGCTCACCATCGGCGCGGTAACCTTTGCCATGCTGGCGCTTCTGCCCCACCCCTGGGTTGCGGCGATTGCCTTTCTGGGCTTGGGCTTGGCGCTCACCGCGTTTGGTCCCGCCATGTACGCCTACATCGGCGACCGCGTGCCCTACGCCA comes from the Ardenticatena maritima genome and includes:
- a CDS encoding Cof-type HAD-IIB family hydrolase, which encodes MTNERWLIALDLDGTLFDHDLRIHPRVAEAIRRTLAAGHVVTLATGRMYCATRPFAEQLGLTAPLICYQGALVRDETNTLLHLTLPLAITREAIAFARAHDVHLNVYLDDVLYVAEMTPEAEFYHSLSPMAPVEVVGDLLAFVQREPTKVVFVCDEAQTPALLAEAAQRWGRVAQVVQSHARFVELTHREVSKGRALLLLAEHLGIAPTRTLAIGDNRNDESMLRAAAVGVAMGNAAPEVQAIADWVAPPVHAQGVAAALERFVLNEAGAGA
- the coaD gene encoding pantetheine-phosphate adenylyltransferase, giving the protein MIAVYPGSFDPPTDGHLNIIRRAARLFEQVIVAVGYNPRKKTMFTPEQRVLMLRLATADLPNVEVDSFTGMLLVEYARRKNADVIVKGLRNSADFQNEFQQFNMNFRLSGGLDTVFLPADNGELFVSSTLVRDMIVRNSHKLGLFVPEEVAAFVEQHRDQ
- a CDS encoding DUF5670 family protein, producing MDLSGVQGNSIILVIAGIFLLFWAWGFIKKLGGLFLHLLLGAAIIAFLYYTGIL
- a CDS encoding protein kinase domain-containing protein; protein product: MRIEPGVQFANRYLIERQLSRGGTATVWLATDEALSRRVAIKVFHSPDASLWREAKAAEVLDHPNIVTIYDVGEVDGQPYMVMEYVPGHDLRRLLDKEAPLSVERAARLFLKIAEAVAAIHERHLIHRDLKPNNIIVMPTERVKITDFGIARLPGERPNGEVWGTPAYVAPEVLRGEPPTPAADVYSLGIIFYEMLAGRHPFDALSARAMAEAHLSQTPPPLTAFNPHVPPGLARFVARMLEKDPHARPEDARAVADWLQHYLDASTDTTRPLTGLVTLPTEAESPPPATATADVTAEPPPRAPISTWMASALALLALGVVAFGVLTAQMLGGRAQQNAAAVALPTTTATAPVATFTPTRAPSPTPTPPPSPTPPPSPTSAPTPNLALNLAGIPYTAGGATVDGRLGEWTHTGFDVLYPIEGSNAWQGLADASGIVWLAWDNTMLYLGAYIRDDTLVQRWKDDKIARGDSLTLRLSLTSALPDVWEVVLSPGDFNKNKPAAFITTADKKASKEIRVQAAPSSEGYTLEAAIPWQQTPVGVPEQSLLLRYALILQDNDNEKSDAPESRIANTSTLDVNDLRTYPTLQLLLATQ
- a CDS encoding MFS transporter, which produces MQTEHIQPNTRPLSQNAQRRALQSIVLGSLCLRMASMATGVTLSLFLAYLNREHFPVRATLVGFISASFYISELLGSPFAGALSDRSSRRAFMAWGGLLGMIAVLLTLGVLTIPSALLAIAILIFTRLLEGLSTAVSVPATLSYLSSMTSGDTATRGRAMAAYEVGTLGGFALGSLAGGMLWDALGLGAFLVIAALYLLSSAIFWFGIPPLPQDKDFSTPLTHKLRLMAQPAVLRLAPAWLAVNAIIGLWFSHATYQLGGDIRFEGQSLVGGFSGTTIGVIFFGYLLTFAVGISLWGRLLARVGVRRTLFIGTAGMLQVALVIFAINHTPLHERALVWGWLFLLGIGLLLESGLTPAGLAYLADISEGYAQDRGAIMGVYSVLLGLGQLLGGWLGGPFAEWRGIDGMVVLTLLLVGITAITIWRLPEAPHAPTSTT
- a CDS encoding thioredoxin domain-containing protein; its protein translation is MPNRLANETSPYLLQHKDNPVDWYPWGEEAFAKARAEDKPIFLSIGYAACHWCHVMERESFEDPTVAAFMNEHFVNIKVDREERPDVDAIYMEAVQALTGSGGWPMSVFLTPDGKPFYAGTYFPPEPRYGMPSFMQVLQSIAHAWQHQREDLIAQGDKLVAFIHNNTRIASTPRTLSPDLLATAVRKMARYYDPEWGGFGRAPKFPQPTNLELLLRAWRRTRSEDAMRMLITMLDRMAFGGIYDQLGGGFHRYSVDRYWLVPHFEKMLYDNAQLASVYLHAWQAFHAPRYQRIVEETLTYLVRDMRDPSGGFYSSQDADSEGEEGKFYVWTVDEVRRLLGEEDARIAVAFYAMREGGNWEGRNVLWVPRNPREIAAELGLAPEDLEARMAEIRRRLFEARQHRVPPATDDKVLTDWNALTVRAFAEAGAVFGRSEWVRIATETADFLLSALRRDDGRLWHTWSPRTQEARVAGMLTDYAYLVDALITLYEATFEPRYIRKARALADIMVRDFWDAEQGGFFDTAADATDLVVRPKSVIDNATPSGNSMAALALLRLATLTDDQTLRERGETTLHLVGATAAEQPLGFANWLCAVDFAVGPVAELALVGLSSHLPPFLQVIHTRYLPNKVLAARTETTPEDVETLIPLLRDRPLHAERATAYLCRRFVCLAPAHTPDVLAQQLDTFDIT
- the mutM gene encoding bifunctional DNA-formamidopyrimidine glycosylase/DNA-(apurinic or apyrimidinic site) lyase — translated: MPELPEVETIARDLKAANLVGRRIEAAHVRWARTIATPDPAAFVARVRGARINDVGRRAKYLVLPLDTGDTLLIHLRMTGRLALPPSHTPPDPHEHVLLTLDDGRDLRFHDTRKFGRWYLVDDPSQVLGNLGPEPLGEAFTPEWLYTALQAHRRQLKPLLLDQRFIAGLGNIYVDEALWHAQLHPQRPSHTLSRAESDALHAAIRTVLMRGIANMGTTLGTGEANFYSVGRRRGRNQDALAVFRRTGEPCPRCGTPIVRLVVAQRGTHICPSCQRLPA
- a CDS encoding S8 family serine peptidase encodes the protein MNPEKIHPRLQAVLQAETGVSDVREAATRTDRRLPVICKYRETDAATRRLQTLSAKRAYRLVPAVALEMTPADVAALSDDPDVEVIWYDEEVHTCLDVSVPKIKAPQVWDVGVRGAGVKIAVVDTGIDPNHPDFAGRIVAMTDFTGEGAADNHGHGTHVASIAAGSGAASGGKFVGVAPEALLLAAKVLRGDGSGRTSDVMAGVEWAVDEGAHVINLSLGSSFSCDGTDALSVLCNNAVAAGVVVCVAAGNAGPSARTVGSPGCAADVITVGASDDNDAVANFSSRGPTADGRTKPDVLFPGVNIVAARASGTSMGTPVDASYTQASGTSMATPHAAGAAALLLAANPALTPAQVKEIFRQAAIDLGLDPNTQGAGRVDVWAAYQLAMDGAPPPPPPPPPPPPPPPPPTPPPGDGCLTSVVRLFGLGKK